The Malus domestica chromosome 10, GDT2T_hap1 genome contains a region encoding:
- the LOC103440409 gene encoding protein NONRESPONDING TO OXYLIPINS 2, mitochondrial-like isoform X2, which yields MASFCRSALMAGSRSIARSRALTQTSLNSLNPAAMASPFASATRTIPCATRFVSVLGCMESMMPLHSAIASARLTSNIAVDSTCWSSLSLGLLDRS from the exons ATGGCTTCCTTCTGCAGATCAGCTCTAATGGCGGGCTCAAGGTCCATAGCTCGCTCAAGAGCCCTCACCCAAACCTCCCTTAACTCCTTAAACCCGGCAGCCATGGCGTCCCCGTTTGCTTCCGCCACCAGAACAATTCCTTGTGCTACAAG ATTCGTTTCGGTATTGGGATGCATGGAGTCAATGATGCCGCTTCACAGCGCCATTGCTTCTGCTCGGCTTACATCCAACATTGCCGTCGATTCCACCTGCTGGAGCTCCCTTTCTCTTG
- the LOC103440409 gene encoding protein NONRESPONDING TO OXYLIPINS 2, mitochondrial-like isoform X1 produces the protein MASFCRSALMAGSRSIARSRALTQTSLNSLNPAAMASPFASATRTIPCATRFVSVLGCMESMMPLHSAIASARLTSNIAVDSTCWSSLSLGLASPL, from the exons ATGGCTTCCTTCTGCAGATCAGCTCTAATGGCGGGCTCAAGGTCCATAGCTCGCTCAAGAGCCCTCACCCAAACCTCCCTTAACTCCTTAAACCCGGCAGCCATGGCGTCCCCGTTTGCTTCCGCCACCAGAACAATTCCTTGTGCTACAAG ATTCGTTTCGGTATTGGGATGCATGGAGTCAATGATGCCGCTTCACAGCGCCATTGCTTCTGCTCGGCTTACATCCAACATTGCCGTCGATTCCACCTGCTGGAGCTCCCTTTCTCTTG GTCTTGCATCACCGTTGTGA